The following are encoded in a window of Salinigranum halophilum genomic DNA:
- a CDS encoding 2-phosphosulfolactate phosphatase produces the protein MTVADDARTNRLDSRLIARCEEIPSTPPVGDYVVIDVLHFSNTVIELFENGASSVHITDERGEEPAFKSANPEARIGGGATPAYDPEPGYDFFNSPSYVQGVDVAGRPVGMTSSNGGRAVARLRTTLDDESAVYVGSTMNASALATHLRDRDRPTYLVSAGSQGSVALEDHVGATLISRALDGIELSAAEKAVFAQQVKVAKGPNYAEKNDLRRRDVHDYALAFDSRQAVPRLDGRALVDVARHGSGPASD, from the coding sequence ATGACCGTCGCGGACGACGCACGAACGAACCGGCTCGACAGCCGGCTCATCGCGCGCTGTGAGGAGATTCCGAGCACCCCGCCCGTCGGCGACTACGTCGTCATCGACGTGTTACACTTCTCGAACACGGTCATCGAACTGTTCGAGAACGGTGCGTCGTCCGTCCACATCACGGACGAACGCGGCGAGGAGCCGGCGTTCAAGTCGGCGAACCCCGAGGCCCGCATCGGCGGCGGCGCGACGCCCGCGTACGACCCCGAACCCGGCTACGACTTCTTCAACTCGCCGAGCTACGTGCAGGGGGTCGACGTCGCCGGCCGGCCGGTCGGGATGACCTCCTCGAACGGGGGCCGAGCCGTCGCCCGCCTCCGAACCACACTCGACGACGAGAGCGCGGTGTACGTCGGGTCGACGATGAACGCGAGCGCGCTCGCGACACACCTCCGCGACCGCGACCGCCCGACCTACCTCGTCAGCGCCGGCTCGCAGGGGTCTGTCGCGCTCGAAGACCACGTGGGAGCGACGCTCATCAGTCGCGCGCTCGATGGCATCGAGCTCTCGGCGGCGGAGAAAGCGGTGTTCGCCCAGCAGGTGAAGGTCGCGAAGGGGCCGAACTACGCCGAGAAGAACGACCTCCGTCGGCGCGACGTCCACGACTACGCGCTGGCGTTCGACAGTCGCCAGGCGGTGCCCCGGCTGGACGGGCGGGCGCTCGTCGACGTGGCGCGACACGGGAGCGGCCCCGCCTCGGACTGA
- a CDS encoding phosphotransferase family protein encodes MEVPASVAAVVDREFGSDVTAVTRLSGGCKDTYRVDLRARTVVVAFPRATWYERAFALEPALMRLVRTETSLPVPRVLASDVTGETMRPYHVTEYVDAPDLHGRFAASPREAQATLLEAAGRALATLHQEVEFASSGPLRAVDGEVRVEPHASWPAFLAALVEEWVAELDERRFSDLRGTFTTALTPDAFLDVDPNPVCLHFDYAPGNLLARGTELVGVVDWGFAVAGHAEYDLFQFEKNFLLGQVEDRRVRDELRPHVTAGYRERRSLEAGWERRRAFYRVAYKLASMRSFHRWAGDEPAQADALATRLRDELETDLERLRAYE; translated from the coding sequence GTGGAAGTGCCAGCGTCCGTCGCCGCCGTCGTCGACCGCGAGTTCGGCAGCGACGTCACTGCCGTGACGCGGCTCTCGGGAGGGTGTAAGGACACCTACCGGGTCGACCTGCGTGCGCGGACCGTCGTCGTCGCGTTCCCCCGAGCGACGTGGTACGAGCGGGCGTTCGCGCTCGAACCGGCGCTCATGCGACTCGTGCGGACCGAAACGTCACTCCCGGTGCCGCGCGTGCTCGCGAGCGACGTCACCGGGGAGACGATGCGGCCGTACCACGTGACCGAGTACGTCGACGCGCCGGACCTCCACGGACGGTTCGCCGCCTCTCCGCGGGAGGCCCAGGCGACCCTGCTGGAAGCGGCCGGGCGCGCGCTGGCGACCCTCCACCAGGAAGTGGAGTTCGCGTCGAGCGGGCCGTTGCGGGCCGTCGACGGGGAGGTTCGGGTGGAGCCGCACGCGTCGTGGCCGGCGTTCCTCGCGGCGCTCGTCGAAGAGTGGGTGGCCGAACTCGACGAGCGCCGCTTTTCGGACCTGCGCGGGACGTTCACGACGGCGCTGACGCCGGACGCGTTCCTCGACGTCGACCCGAACCCGGTCTGTCTCCACTTCGACTACGCGCCCGGGAACCTCCTCGCGCGTGGGACGGAACTCGTCGGCGTCGTCGACTGGGGCTTCGCCGTCGCGGGCCACGCGGAGTACGACCTCTTCCAGTTCGAGAAGAACTTCCTCCTCGGCCAGGTCGAAGACCGGAGGGTCAGAGACGAGTTGCGCCCGCACGTCACCGCCGGCTACCGCGAGCGGCGGAGCCTCGAAGCGGGGTGGGAGCGCCGTCGGGCGTTCTACCGGGTCGCGTACAAACTCGCGAGCATGCGGTCGTTCCACCGATGGGCCGGGGACGAACCCGCACAGGCAGACGCCCTCGCCACGCGACTCCGAGACGAACTGGAGACGGACCTCGAACGGCTCCGGGCGTACGAGTAA
- a CDS encoding sugar phosphate isomerase/epimerase family protein, whose translation MRFGAALDLRYDQSFEAFVAFLRDRDLSHVELRQGYLDTHPDAPSAARVRRVAAEADVTVTLHAPYRDCNLGNLNERLREATVEAVCDSLDFAAEAGAAAVVVHGGSARPRYPERVQRQSRERAVRSLRTCGRYAEHVGVPLCVENQRDTSSKRRNTATPERLAALLDDVGVDSVRVTLDVGHAKVAGVDYRAFVDRFGDRITVAHLHDNDGADDDHDPLPTFRSVGAAVGAPYNVLEMKSLADIERCVAGPTDD comes from the coding sequence ATGAGATTCGGTGCCGCGCTCGACCTCCGCTACGACCAGTCGTTCGAGGCGTTCGTCGCGTTCCTCCGCGACCGGGACCTCTCGCACGTCGAGCTCCGACAGGGCTACCTCGACACCCACCCCGATGCCCCATCCGCGGCGCGCGTGCGCCGGGTCGCCGCGGAGGCGGACGTCACCGTGACGCTCCACGCGCCGTACCGCGACTGCAACCTGGGGAACCTCAACGAGCGTCTGCGGGAGGCGACCGTCGAGGCGGTGTGTGACTCACTCGACTTCGCGGCCGAGGCGGGCGCGGCGGCGGTCGTCGTCCACGGCGGGTCGGCGCGGCCGCGCTACCCCGAACGCGTCCAACGGCAGTCACGCGAACGGGCGGTCAGGTCGCTCCGCACGTGCGGGCGATACGCCGAGCACGTCGGCGTCCCCCTCTGCGTCGAGAACCAGCGCGACACCTCCTCGAAGCGGCGGAACACCGCGACGCCCGAGCGTCTCGCGGCCCTGCTCGACGACGTCGGCGTCGACTCCGTGCGGGTGACACTCGACGTGGGCCACGCGAAGGTCGCCGGCGTCGACTACCGGGCGTTCGTCGACCGGTTCGGCGACCGCATCACCGTCGCGCACCTCCACGACAACGACGGGGCCGACGACGACCACGACCCGCTCCCGACGTTCCGGTCCGTCGGGGCGGCGGTCGGTGCGCCGTACAACGTCCTCGAGATGAAATCACTGGCCGACATCGAGCGCTGCGTCGCGGGGCCGACGGACGACTAG
- a CDS encoding ATP-grasp domain-containing protein translates to MTRRQEDTAPSAGRESHGVDTADVAETTEQIGITCNPDHAVFSTVAANLVERGYAVTFFDCERPVSEELLADLALFVSKKTRPASVETLVRAERLGVPTWNSATGVVACVSRFSQLCLLEGVGFAVPAASRTKPDGEYVAKNRYHWNMSPELNGEGDLYEEYLPAERVDYKYYVVDDGERLHVRVLRATSKLFGEKRIVGEADARPEHVERIADLMDRTGMCAVGVDLVRVDDDWYAVDLNPCPSFRETGLEAALTDSVAACVRNPRLNI, encoded by the coding sequence GTGACGCGTCGACAGGAGGACACGGCACCGTCGGCCGGGCGGGAGAGCCACGGTGTCGACACGGCCGACGTGGCCGAGACGACAGAACAGATCGGCATCACCTGTAACCCCGACCACGCGGTGTTCTCGACCGTCGCAGCGAACCTCGTCGAGCGGGGCTACGCGGTGACGTTCTTCGACTGCGAGCGACCCGTCAGCGAGGAGTTGCTCGCGGACCTGGCGCTGTTCGTGAGCAAGAAGACCCGCCCGGCCTCCGTCGAGACGCTCGTGCGTGCGGAGCGGTTGGGGGTGCCGACGTGGAACAGCGCGACGGGGGTGGTCGCCTGTGTCTCGCGGTTCTCACAACTCTGTCTGCTCGAAGGCGTCGGGTTCGCGGTCCCCGCCGCGTCCCGGACGAAGCCGGACGGCGAGTACGTCGCCAAGAACCGCTACCACTGGAACATGTCGCCGGAACTCAACGGGGAGGGTGACCTCTACGAGGAGTACCTCCCGGCCGAGCGGGTCGACTACAAGTACTACGTCGTCGACGACGGCGAGCGCCTCCACGTCCGGGTGCTCCGGGCCACGTCGAAGCTGTTCGGCGAGAAACGGATCGTCGGCGAGGCGGACGCGCGTCCCGAACACGTCGAGCGTATCGCCGACCTCATGGACCGGACGGGGATGTGTGCGGTCGGCGTCGACCTCGTCCGCGTCGACGACGACTGGTACGCCGTCGACCTCAACCCCTGTCCGAGCTTCCGGGAGACCGGCCTCGAAGCGGCGCTCACCGACTCGGTCGCCGCGTGCGTTCGGAACCCCCGTCTGAATATATAG
- a CDS encoding helix-turn-helix domain-containing protein — MAHAKLVVDLPPTTWIGEVSAAHPEAVFRVLAAMPTEEATAGVGLLELTSQEQQGVLTAMERHHGIEDIDVLQAGDSEALVQFETTQPFLLAAVRNSMIPLELPVKIVAGRASLEVTAAQSRLSELTSQLESFGLSYEVEFLRQSPDSSEVLTARQRDLLATAVERGYYDTPRACTLTELADELDLAKSTLSERLHRIEGRVLKEFASSSGVDARTR; from the coding sequence ATGGCGCACGCGAAGCTGGTCGTCGACCTGCCACCGACGACGTGGATCGGCGAGGTGTCGGCGGCGCACCCCGAGGCCGTCTTCCGCGTCCTCGCCGCGATGCCGACCGAGGAGGCAACGGCGGGAGTCGGACTCCTCGAACTCACGTCACAGGAGCAACAGGGCGTCCTGACCGCCATGGAACGCCACCACGGTATCGAAGACATCGACGTCCTGCAAGCAGGAGACAGCGAGGCGCTCGTCCAGTTCGAGACCACCCAACCGTTCCTGCTCGCGGCCGTCCGCAACTCGATGATTCCCCTCGAACTCCCGGTGAAAATCGTCGCCGGGCGGGCGAGCCTGGAGGTGACGGCGGCGCAGTCACGGCTGTCCGAGCTGACGAGCCAACTCGAGTCGTTCGGGCTGTCGTACGAGGTCGAGTTCCTCCGGCAGTCGCCCGACTCGTCGGAGGTGCTGACGGCACGGCAGCGCGACCTGCTCGCGACGGCCGTCGAGCGCGGGTACTACGACACGCCCAGAGCGTGCACGCTCACCGAACTCGCCGACGAACTCGACCTGGCGAAGTCGACGCTGAGCGAGCGGCTTCACCGCATCGAGGGACGGGTGTTGAAGGAGTTCGCGTCGTCATCGGGCGTCGACGCGAGGACGAGGTAA